AACAAACATAACCTGTATGATCCATTCAGGGCTTATAAATATTTTACTTGTTAACCTATATAAAACTTCCAGAAAAAGAGGAGGATTTATGGCAAGTGGATGGGCGCGAGATGGCGCAATTCAAGAGCAAATAGATGCAAGTGTTAACGATGCAGTACAATACGCAAGAAGAAACTTAATCACTGGAGCTAGTGCTGAGATTTGCGATGAGTGTGACGAGAAAATACCACAAGCAAGAAGGCTAGCATTACCAGGCGTACGCTACTGCATTTCATGTCAAGCAGAATTAGAAGGACTACCAAGCAATTCTAACGCGTTCAATCGCCGTGGTAGTAAAGATAGTCAACTACGATAAAGGTGCCAAAGGCACCTTTTTTTATGGGTAAAATACCACGCCTTATTATTTATGATTTTTTCTGAATAAGCTCAATTGCATACCCATCAGGGTCTTTAACGAATGCAATTTGGGTTGTCCCACCTTTAACTGGGCCGGGTTCTCGACTTATATTTCCACCTGCCGCTTTTATGTCATCGCACGCTTTATATATGTCTTCAAATTCAATGGCGATGTGCCCGTAGGCGTCTCCTAAGCTGTAACTACTTTGATCCCAGTTGTATGTTAGCTCAAGGACGGTTGTATCTTTTTCGTCGCCATAGCCTATAAAGGCCAACGTGTACCGGTACTCTTCATTTTCAGAGCGACGTAGCTCTTTCATACCAAGAACATGCGTGTAAAACGCAATGGATTTTTCTAAATCTGTAACGCGAAGCATAGTGTGTAATAAGCGCATTTAAGTAACCTTAAACTTTATTGGAATGTAGTCGGCCTTTCATTCAGACGTTTTGAAATACGTTTTTTATAGAAGGCGTATTGCTTTGTTAGTTTGAGATTATATAAGGGCAGCACATGTTTATTACAACCAATAAAACGTCCATTTAGTATTTAAGTATGAATAAATAAAAAATTTATTATTTATATGTGAGTTAACAACTTAAATTAATTACCAATTTTAAATAAAAATGCGACTGGTTAGCCAATTTTTACGCTTATTGGTCAACCTGTCACTGAAAGTTTATTTTAATATTATTTAACAATGCTTTTACACGAAGAGTTAGGTTTTAGCTTTTATCTTGTTGTAATTATTGGGTATTTTTATTTACATTAGTATTTGGTTGTAACTGGCTAATTTACAAAAAGCAACTTATTGGTTGACAATAAATGCATTTGGTCATAATGTTTGTGCATACCAATTGGTAACCTCGTTAACGTTGTTACTAAATGGGATAGCAATTAACTAGAGTTACACTAAATTTTTGAACTTAAATAAGAACTAAAAATGCAAAAACCAATAAAAATTTGGCTCAACATTTTTACTTACACTAAGCACGGAAAACTTATTTATTTAACTTAATAAAGTGGCTCTACTGAATTAAATAAAAGACAGAGCGTACCTATTTTATGGGGTAAATCATTACTCATTATCATAAAAGTTTGCGCCATCATATCTAGGAGTTTTTCATGTCAAAACCTGTAATCGGTTTCATCGGTCTAGGCCTTATGGGCGGCAATATGGCCGAAAATTTACAAAACAAAGGCTATGAGCTGATTGTTATGGATTTAAGCAAAGATGCAGTTGCTGCATGTGTTGCTCGAGGCGCAAAAACAGCAAGCACGGCGAAAGAACTTGCTTCAGGTGCAGATATTGTAATGCTTTGTCTAACAACTTCAGCTGTAGTTGAAAAAATTGTTTACGCAGATGATGGTATTTTAGCTGGGATCAAAGAAGGCGCAGTGCTTGTGGACTTCGGTACATCGATACCATCTTCAACTAAAAAAATTGGTGCTGACTTAGCTGCTAAGGGTGCTGGTATGATTGACGCGCCATTAGGTCGTACACCTGCACATGCCAAAGATGGTTTATTAAATATTATGGCGTCTGGCGATATGGCGACCTTTAATAAAGTGAAATCTGTATTAGAAGACCAAGGCGAGAACGTTTTTCACTTAGGTGATTTAGGCGCTGGCCACACAACTAAGTTAATCAATAACTTTATGGGAATGACGACTGTATGTGCTATGTCACAAGCGTTTGCTGTTGCAGAGCTTGCAGGTGTAGACCGTCAGCAATTGTTCGACATAATGTCTACTGGTCCGTCAAATTCTCCGTTTATGCATTTTTGTAAAAACTACGCGGTTGATAATGTAAGCGACTTAGGTTTTTCTATCGCCAATGCAAATAAAGACTTAGGCTATTTTTTACAAATGGTTGAAGATTTAGGCACTCAATCAAAAATTGCTGAAGGTTCGTCTGCTAACTTACAAGCTGCATTTGACGCAGGTATGGGTCAAGGCAACGTGCCAGAGATATTTGATTACTTCAAAAAACTAGAAAAGTAATTCTTTTCTAGCTTTAAAGCGCTTTAAGCTTATGACTTAAAGCGCTTCAACACACATGACACCAATTGACTTAAGTCTTTATGTATTGTCAGTCTATTTAACCCTGATAGCGCATTTACTTAGTCACAACGAAAAAGAGTTAACTATGCGTTTGATTAATACAATAAAGCTTAGTCTAGTTCTCATCGGTTGCCTATCAACACACATAGCGGCCAAAGATTATTTTGTAGAGGACCAACAGGCTTTCAACGATATTGCAGCAAACCTACTTGCAGGCGATAAAGTTATTCTTAAAAATGGAACTTGGTCTGATTTTGAAATTTTATTACAGGGCCAGGGTAAAAAAAATGCACCTATTACGTTAACAGCTGAAACACATGGCAGCGTTATTTTATCAGGCCAATCTAACCTTCGTCTTGCGGGTCAATATCTTGAAGTGTCGGGTTTAGTTTTTAAAGATGGCTATACACCCAGTTCAGCAGTAATTGAGTTTCGTCGAAATAAAAAAGAGTTAGCTTACCACTCTCGTGTTACCAACGTTGTGATCGACAATTATAATAATCCAGATAAGCGAGAGTCAGATTATTGGGTAGCACTATACGGCCAACACAATAGATTTGACCACAGTCACCTTGTGGGAAAAAGAAATAAAGGCGTGACAGTCGCTGTTCGATTAAATACTCCTCAAAGCCAACAAAATCATCACAAAATTGACAATAATTATTTTGGCTACCGTCCTACATTTGGATCTAATGGTGGCGAAACACTACGAATAGGTACAAGTCATTATTCTTTAACTGACTCGTATACCTTGGTTGAAAATAACTACTTTGAACGCACTAATGGTGAAGTTGAAATAATATCTGTTAAGTCAGGTAAAAATACCCTTAAAAATAATGTGTTTTATGAAGCTCGAGGCACACTAACGCTACGCCACGGGAATGGAAATCTCATAGAAGAAAACGTATTTATTGGTAATGGTGTTGATCATACTGGCGGTATTCGCGTAATCAACAAAGACCAAATTGTTAAAAATAACTACCTAGAAGGGTTAACTGGCTACCGCTTCGGGAGTGGTTTCACTGTGATGAACGGCGTACCTAATTCGTCAATTAATCGCTACCATCAGGTAGAAAACGCCACAATCGAAAATAATACATTCGTAAATGTACGTCACATACAGCTCGCGGCAGGAAGTGATGCTGAACGCAGTGCAGTCCCAATAAACAGCACAATGAGCAACAATTTGATTGTAAATCAAGGTGGTAATCAGCCATTTACAACATTTGACGACGTGACTGGTTTAGTACTTAGTAATAATGTTGCCAATACCAACGTGATAGATGAGCTAGCTTATGGTGTAGAAAAGCAAGATATAAAGCTAAAAAAAGCCAAAAATGGATTATTTTACCCAGTATCTAAAAAGTTAAATGTAGGCGTTAAACGCGACTTAAAAGTATTACAAAAAGAAGAGGTAGGTGTTAGTTGGTATCCTAAAACACCTGCATTAACAGCATTTGATTCGGGCAAAACAATCAATGTTAAAGCGGGTGCAGATGCTTTATTAAATGCTATTGAAAATGCTAATACAGGTGATGTATTGGTATTGGCACCTGGTCAATACGATATTTCTAAATTAGTAAAAATAAACAAAACACTTACCATAAAGGCAAAGAAAGAAGGCCAATCAAAGCTTACCTTTCAACGTTCTACCATATTTGAAATTCATGATGGCGGCAGCTTAAAAATTGATGGTTTATCAATTTCAGGTGAGAACGCCCCTGACGCTATTGGTAACAGTGTGGTTCGTACACAAAAGTGGGGAATGATAGAAAATTACCGCTTTGAAATGACAAATACAGAAATCAATGCATTAGATATTAATCATTCATTTCATTTTTTTGTCACTGGTAAAGGGGCTATGGCCGATACCGTTGTATTAAATAATAATACATTTAATGAAATTACGGGTGATGTATTACGCCTAAATACAGAAATTGAAGACTTAGGTGTTTACAACGCAGAGTACGTGACGGTTACGGGCAATAGCTTTAAAAATGTAAAAGGCAGTTTAGTAAAACTCTACCGAGGCGGGTCTGACGAGAGTACATTTGGCCCTCATTTTGAGATGAAAAATAATACGCTTAACAATGTTGGCCTTGGTAAACGCAATAAAGAAAAAGCCAGTATTTATGTTCATGGTGTGCAGGTAACTAATATTGAAAATAACGAGTTCACTAATTCTGCACCCATAGTCGTTGAGCATACTGTTGGCGAGCCAATCACAAAAGTATTAAAAAATACATTTAAAGAAACACCCACCCCAAGTGTAAAAGAACTAAGAGTTGAAGGTCCGCATACCGCAATTCTTGAAAATAACAACGTGATAAGCGAGGGGCAGTAAACTGATGAATTTTTTTAAACGAACAACACACATAAAAGCTGCTTTTTTAGGTTTATTTTCATTGTTACTGTCATCAGTAGCCAGTGCTGGGTCACATCCAAACCTTGTAATCACAATTGACGATGTAAAGCTCATGCGCCAAGCAATAAAGGATGAGGGACAGTTTGCAACGGCGTATAAAGATTTAAAAGCGCGAGTAGATAAGCAAATAAAGCAGCCTATCACGGTGCCAGTACCAAAAGATGGTGGGGGCGGATATACGCACGAACGCCATAAAAAGAACTATCAGGTAATGTACAACGCGGGGATTATTTATCAATTAAGCGAAGACGATAAATATGCTGATTATGTTCGTGACATGTTGCTTGAATACGCAGCACTTTACCCAACACTTGACGTTCATCCAAAGCGTAAAGTTAAATCACAAAACCCTGGCAAGCTATTTTGGCAAAGCCTGAATGAAGCTATGTGGCTTGTTTATACCATACAAGCTTACGACCTTATTTATGATTCATTAAGCGCAGCACAGGTTAAAACAATAGAGGATGATTTAATACGCCCTGTTTCATTGTTTACATCAGAGGGTCAACCATCAACGTTTAATAAGGTACACAACCATGGTACATGGGCCACGGCTGGTGTAGGTATGGCAGGTTATGTATTAGACGAGCCAGAGTGGGTGGAAAAATCGTTGTACGACCTAGACAAGTCGGGTAAAGGTGGTTTTATTAAGCAATTAGAAATGCTGTTTTCACCACAAGGCTACTACAACGAAGGTCCGTATTATCAGCGTTTTGCATTATTGCCATTTGTTACGTTTGCTAAAGCAATAGAGAATAACGAGCCGCAACGTAATATTTTTGAATACCGCGATGGTGTGCTACTCAAAGCGATTGATACCACTATTCAACTTAGCTACAACGGTTTATTCTTCCCAATTAATGACGCTATAAAAAGTAAAGGTATCGACACTATTGAGCTGGTTCATGGCGTTACAGCAGCTTATGGGCTAACAAACAACACCGGTTATTTAGATATTGCGAAAAAACAAAACCAGACAATTTTATCTGGCGATGGTTTAAAAGTAGCTCAAGCGCTAGACAATCAAATGCAAACACCTTACGAGTTTAGATCTGTAGCGTTTGGTGATGGTAATGATGGTAAGCAAGGCGCGCTTGTGGTTATGAGAACGCAAGTAGGTGGTGATCAAGCTGTTTTATTTAAACCTGCGGCACAAGGTTTAGGCCATGGCCATTTTGATAAATTGACTTGGCAGTTTTATGATCGAGGTAACGAAATTGTATCTGACTATGGCGCGGCTCGTTTTTTAAACGTTGAAGCTAAGTTTGGTGGTCGTTATCTTCCAGAAAATGAAACCTACGCCAAGCATACCGTTGCACACAATACAGTTGTGGTAGATGAAACATCTCATTTCAATGCTAATGTAAAAGTGGGGAACAACAATCACCCAACACTAAATTACTTCACTACCAATGAGTTTGGTACTGTGGCAAACGGTTCAATTAGCTCGGCTTACAAAAACGTAGAGCTAGAGCGAACCCTTGCTTTAATAAACTTACCAGAGCTTGATAGCACTATTACATTAGACATTTTTAATGCCAATGCTAAGACTAAACATCAATTTGATTTACCCCTTCACTATAAAGGGCAGCTCATTGACACAAGTTTTGACTTAAAAGCGAATGCATCACAGCTATCTGCATTAGGCAGTAATAATGGTTACCAGCATTTATGGCTTAAAGCACAAGCAACACCTCAAAATGGCCTTGCTAAGGTGACATGGCTCAATGATAACGGACGCTTTTATACGCAAACAAGTTTAGTTTCGGGCGATGAAAAATTCTTGTTTACTCAAATTGGTGCAAACGATCCACACTTTAATTTACGTAATGAAAATGGCTTTATTCGTCGCGTAGAAGATCAAAAACAGCATACGTTTGTATCTATCTTAGAGCCTCACGGTGAATATAACCCTAGTAAAGAATATACCCTAGAGGCTGTTAGCCGTGTGTCAGCTGCCAACTATATCGAGCAGGATAATTTATTGCTCGTGCATTTAATCATTAAGAACAAAGCCTACTTAGTCGCTATTAATAAAGCGCACAGCAAAGCAAGCAACACATTCACATTTAAAAATAAGTCATTCACCTTAAACGACCGACTTGGCGTTTATGCGTTGAAGAATAATTAGGAGTAATTAGGATGCAAAAGCAAAGTGCACATTTTTCATTTGGTGACAAAACTGAAATTGAAGATTTAGGTAATGGTTTAAAGCGTCAAATGTTAGGTTTTAACGAAGAGCTTATGGCCGTTAAAATTTGGTTTGAAAAAGGCGCAATTGGTTATAACCATGCCCATAGACACTCACAAGTAACCTATGTAGTTGAAGGTGAATTTCACTTTAACATTGACGGCGTCACTGAAATTTTAAGACCCGGTGACAGCTGTTTTATTCCTCCGTTTGCAGATCATGGCGCTACATGCCCAACAGGTGGTATTTTAATCGATACTTTTAGTCCAGCTCGTGAAGACTTTCTTGAGGAATAATTATGCAACTTAAAGGCTTACGCTGGTGGGTTATTGCGTTAATCGCGTTAGCAACCATCATTAATTATATCGACCGCCAAGCACTTAGTGTGCTTTGGCCGGATATTGTAGAAGAAATGTTCCCTGATGAATCAGCATTAGAACGTAAACAAATATACGCAAATATTTCCATCGTGTTTGTGTTTGCCTACGCATTTGGCCAAGCTATTTTTGGTAAAATATTTGACTGGGTGGGCACCCGTTTTGGTTTTGTTTTATCAATTGGTGTGTGGTCGTTGGCAACCATTGCGCATGCATTTGCACAAGGTGTTTTAAGCCTGAGTATTTTTCGTGCCATTTTAGGAGTAGCTGAAGCCGGTAACTGGCCAGGCGCTGCCAAGGGAAACGCTGAGTGGTTCCCAACTAAAGAACGCGCACTCGCACAGGGTATTTTTAACTCTGGTGCTGCAATTGGTGGCATTATCGCTATTCCTCTAATCGCTTACTTAACAGTGTATTTTAGCTGGCAAATGGTGTTTGTTTTTGTAGGTGCCTTGGGTTTTCTATGGTTAGTTCCATGGTTAATTTTAGTAAAAGCGCCACCAAGTTCTCACCCTTGGATAAGCGAAGAAGAGCGCGAGTACATTTTAACAGGTCAAAGACGTGTTGATGATAACGGCGATGTAACAGCCGAAGACGAAGAAGAATATAACCCTTCTACTGGCGAGTTGCTTTCACGTAAACAAAGCTGGGGTGTAATTATAGCTTCTGCGGCGATTGACCCAATCTGGTGGTTATTCGTTTTCTGGATCCCTATTTATCTAAACGAAGTGTATGCCATGGATGTTAAATCTATTGGTATATATGGCTGGGTTCCTTATGTAGGCGCAATGTTTGGTGCATGGTTTGGTGGTCTACTTGCTCAAAATAGACTTAAATCAGGTTGGAATACTGACAAAACACGCAAGCTCACTATTACACTTGGTTGTTTAATCATGCTTCCTGCATTACTTGCCATGGCTAACCCAGGTGGACCCACAACAGCTGTTCTTATCATGGCCGTTATTTTGTTTGGCTTTCAAACTGCTATTGGTAATGTTCAAACTTTACCAAGTGACTTACTGGGCAAAAAAGCGGTGGGTACCTTATCTGGTTTTTCTGGCATGGCTGCAAAACTAGGTGCGGTAGGTCTTACGTCACTTGTACCAATATTAACCGCTGATGGTAATTATGCTCCGGCATTCATAATTGGTGCATCACTTGCCATTATAGCAATGGCTGCAGTGTGGATTTTAATCCCTAAAATTGAACCTCTTAAAAAGCCTGATTAATCTGCTTTAACTGCTATGCCAACACGGTAGTGCTTGTGCATAGCAGTTAGTTACAAAGGATACTTTCAAAAATGAATACTATTTATTTTATGGGTGAATGCATGGTAGAGCTCAGGGCTATGAGCGCTGCTACGTTACATCAATCTTTTGCAGGCGATGTATATAATTCAGCGGTATATTTGAAACGCTGTTTTCCTGAAGTAAGCACATCTGTAATTACGGCTTTAGGGCAAGACAACCTAAGTAAAAAAATGCGCGAACGCTTTGAAAGTGAGCAGCTTGATACACAGTATGTATTTAGCCACGAAAGCAAAGTGCCCGGCATGTACTACATTGAGACAGATGAGCACGGTGAGCGAAGCTTTATATATTGGCGAAGTGATTCGGCGGCGAAAAAAACAGTTGAGTTTTTAAATGCCGAGTGCGTTGACCAATTATGCCAAGGTGATATGTTTTTCTTCTCAGGGATTTCTTTAGCCATCGTAGATAAAACATCACGTGATCAATTCTGGAAAGTTTTAGAGCAACTAAAAAGTGCTGGGGTTAAAATTGTATTTGATCCTAACTACCGAGCTCGTTTGTGGGACAGTGTTGAGGATACTAAGGCGCAGTATCATTTAGCATTTAGCCTTGCAGATATAACTCTACCAGGAGTTGAAGACCTTACAACATTATATGATGTTCACAGCGTTGAGGCGGTAATAGAGTACTTAAAGCCATATCAAATTAATGAGATTGTGGTAAAAAATGGTCCAGAATCTGTTATTACACAACAAAACAACACACTTCAAACCCACACAATAATACCTGTCAAGACGGTGGTGGATACAACGTCAGCGGGCGATGCCTTTAATGGTGTTTATTTAGGCGCTCGACTTTCAGGTAAGTCAATTGCGGCAGCAGTTCAACTTGGCGCTAAAGCAGCCGGAGCTGTGATTCAACAACCGGGTGCAATTGCACCAAAAGATGTTTTTCAACATGCAATGGTTGAAGCTGGTATCTAATAAAATTTAAGGCCTCCATACCCCGGCCAAACTACTTAAAATAAAGGAACAACGTTATGACTCGCTTTTCTGAACTTATGTCAGGGCAAACTCTGCTACCTATAATTCAAGCTGATACCCCAGAGCAGGGTGTTCAAATTGCAAAAGCTATGGCTAAAGCAGGCCTTACTTTGGTTGAAGTTGTGCTAAGAACAGACGCCTCAATTGATGCTTTAAAAGCGATTAAAGAGCAAGTCCCAGAGCTTAAAGTTGGCGCAGGTACCGTTATTAACGAAGCTATTTTACAGCAAGCAATTGAAGCAGGTTCTGATTTTATTGTAACCCCAGCGGTATCTCCTAAATTACTAACTGCACTAACAAAGTGTGGTGTTCCTGTTTTACCCGGCGTATCAAATACCGGTGATATTCTAATGGCGCTAGAGTATGGCTTTGAGGAGCAAAAATTATTCCCTGCATCGCTAGCAGGAGGGGCTCCGTTTGTGTCGGCTGTATCGAGTGTATTTAGAGCGGTTAGCTTTTGCCCAACGGGTGGGGTAAGTGAAAGTAACAAAATGGATTATCTTTCTTTAAATAATGTATTTGCTGTAGGTGGTACATGGGTTGCTAAAAAGGAATGGGTTGCACAAGAAAACTGGCAAGCTATTACAGACTCATGTATTCAAGCAATAAAATAGCAGGGAGCGCTAAAATGAACGATTTATCTCAAACTATTTTACCTGGCGTAATAGTGGGTGACGAGGTAAGTGCAATATATAACCATGCGCGTGCTAACCAGTATGCGCTGCCAGCTGTAAATGTAGTTAGCACAACCTCAATTAATGCAACTCTTGAAGCCGCGAAAGAAATGAAGTCACCGGTTATTATTCAGCTTTCAAATGGGGGTGCACAGTTTTTTTGTGGTAAAGGCCTCTCATTACCAGAACAACAAGGTGCAGTACTTGGTGCGGTGAGCGCAGCTAGGTATGTACATAGTGTTGCGGCGCACTACGAAATCCCCGTTATGCTTCATACCGATCACGCAGCCAAAAAATTATTACCATGGATTGATGGTTTGTTGGATGAGGGTGAAAGGCATTTTAGATTGACAGGTAAGCCGTTGTTTAGCTCACACATGATCGATTTATCTGAAGAGCCGCTAGAAGAGAACATAGAGATATGTGAGCGCTACCTAGCACGCATGGCTAAAATAGGAATGACACTAGAAATTGAGCTTGGTTGTACAGGCGGAGAAGAAGACGGTGTTGATAATTCCCACCTTGATAGCTCAGCGCTTTATACGCAGCCAGAAGATGTTGCTTACGCTTATGAACGCTTAACTGCTATTAGTCCTAATTTTATCATTGCCGCTTCTTTTGGCAACGTGCATGGTGTTTATAAACCAGGAAATGTTGTCCTTACGCCTACTATTTTAAAAGATTCGCAAGCATATGTAGCGAAAAAATTTAACTTACCGAGTAATTCAATTAACTTTGTATTTCACGGGGGCAGTGGTTCAGAGGAAGAAAAAATTGCAGAGTCATTAACGTATGGCGTAGTTAAAATGAATATTGATACCGATACGCAGTGGGCATGTTGGAATGGTGTTTTAGATTACTACAACAGCAACGAGGCCTATCTACAAGGTCAAATTGGTAACCCTAACGGTGATGATAAACCTAACAAAAAGTACTATGACCCACGCGTGTGGCTTCGTCACTCTGAGCAGCATATGGTAACAAGACTTATCCAGTGCTTTAAAGATCTTAATTGTGTAAATCGGTATAGCTTATGAAAAGACTCAATACAGTATTAAAAGAAGATGGTGTAAGAACGGATCTAATTTTACTTATCCGTACTATTTTAGCCACAAGTAAAGAGATTGCGTTTAGGGTTGGTCAAGGTGAACTTGCAGGTGTTTTGGGTTCCACAATGAATGAAAACATTCAGGGTGAAGTTCAAAAAAAACTAGACATAATTGCCAACCAATTACTTAAAGATATTCTTCTTGACGACAGCTCTGTAAGAACCGTTGCCTCTGAAGAAGAAGATCATGCGGTTGGTGGCCACCCTGAAGGCACTTTTATTGTTGCTTTTGATCCACTCGATGGCTCTTCTAATATCGATGTAAATGGTCAAATAGGCACAATATTTACTATTTATTTGGCAAGAGACGACGTACCTTTTGACAGTGATGAGCAGTTTAACCAACCGGGTGTAAGCCAAGTGTGTGCAGGCTATGTATTATATGGCCCTTCATCATTGCTCGTAATGACCACCGGTGGGCCAACACGCTGTTATACTCTTGACTCAACACATGGTGGGTATTTACTCACTAATCCACAACTACAAATTCCTTCGCAAAGCCGAGAGTTTGCCGTCAATATGGCAAATTATCGTTACTGGGATGAGCCTACACAAGTGTACTTTGACAAGTTGCTTTACACATCTGAAAGCTTTGAAAAAAGCTCAATCCGATGGAATGCGGCAATGGTAGGTGATGTACACCGGATATTATGTCGCGGTGGCTTATTTTTATACCCGCAGGATAAACGCGTTGGTAATGACAATGGCAAAATTAGGCTTTTATATGAAGCCAACCCGCTTGCAATGCTCGTAGAAAATGCAGGAGGCAAAGCCACATCGCGTGGCGCTCGAATTTTAGATATAACTCCTGACGATTTACATCAACGAGTTCCCGTTACTTTAGGTTCGATTGAACCCGTTGATTATTTTAACAATTCAGCGCTAAGCTAATTCGATACCCTTCACCTCGGTTATTTAGTAACAGAGAAAGCTTTTCTCTGTTACTTTCCTTTTCAACTAATTACTCATCTTCTTGTTCTAGCAATTCTATTAATACGCTCATTAGTTAAATAGTCATTTGTATTTTAGTGTCATTATTGTAAAGCCAATTGGTAAAAATTTATTTTTTGTCAATGCTGATTTTTGTACATTTATGCATACTTTAAATAGGTTAGTGGGTTACCTATGTGCCTTGTATAGGTAAAAAGGTACATTGAGTTCGGTAAATAAGCTGGAAATATCATTTCTATTGTGGTTATATGACCAAGTTGGTTAACAAATTATTTTCAAATAAAGTAAATTTGGTAACAACTAATATGATTATTTGGTAACACACACAATAGCTGGCCAAATATTTAACCTATAAAATGGAGAATAGAGGCATCATGAATTTAAAACACTTTGCACTATGCGCTATTGCAGCGGCAATAGTTGGTTGTGACACTGACGCAAACAACAATGACAACGAACTGGGCTCTATTGCTCTGTCAGGAACAGCCACAAGCGGTCAAACATTAACAACAAACGTGTCAGATCCTGATGGTATATCAGGAACTGTTTCTTATTTTTGGTATGCAGATAACGAAGTAATAGAAGGCGCTAATAGCGCATCGTTTACACTTACGGACGATCAAATTGGTTTAGCTATCACAGCTCAAGCTAAATATACTGATGATGGTGGTGTTAACGAGTCACATATTTCAGATCCGACCTCTGACGTAGCAGCCATTGCATTTCCAGCAAGCGTAACAATAACAGGTGATGCACTTATCGGCTCAGAGCTGACCGCGAATGTTGAAGACGAAAATGGTTTTGATAGTTTAACAGTTGTATACGAGTGGTTGGCGGATGACGTAGTAATCGAGGGAGAGGTTCTTTCATCACTCATGCTTACTGAAGCACAGTTTAATAGCGTGATCACCGTTACAGCAACGTTTGAAGACGATCGTGGGTTTGCTGAGTCAGTGACGTCTGTTGGCACTGCGCCTGTTGCGCGTGTTAATGCGCAAGGTGATGTAGCAATTAGTGGCACACCCACAGTGGGTAATACGCTTAGTGCTGATATTACTGATATGGATGGTGTATCTGGCGAAGTCATTTATCAATGGTTTGCTGACGATGAAGAAATAGTTGGTGCAAACCAAAGCGAATATATTGTAGAGGCTGCTTTAATTGGGCAAGCTGTATCGGTACAAGTGACTTATACAGATGACAATGGTTTTGTAGAAGATAATACATCAGAAAAAACAATTCCCGTATCGGCTGTTGCGGTTGAT
This DNA window, taken from Pseudoalteromonas marina, encodes the following:
- a CDS encoding MFS transporter, translated to MQLKGLRWWVIALIALATIINYIDRQALSVLWPDIVEEMFPDESALERKQIYANISIVFVFAYAFGQAIFGKIFDWVGTRFGFVLSIGVWSLATIAHAFAQGVLSLSIFRAILGVAEAGNWPGAAKGNAEWFPTKERALAQGIFNSGAAIGGIIAIPLIAYLTVYFSWQMVFVFVGALGFLWLVPWLILVKAPPSSHPWISEEEREYILTGQRRVDDNGDVTAEDEEEYNPSTGELLSRKQSWGVIIASAAIDPIWWLFVFWIPIYLNEVYAMDVKSIGIYGWVPYVGAMFGAWFGGLLAQNRLKSGWNTDKTRKLTITLGCLIMLPALLAMANPGGPTTAVLIMAVILFGFQTAIGNVQTLPSDLLGKKAVGTLSGFSGMAAKLGAVGLTSLVPILTADGNYAPAFIIGASLAIIAMAAVWILIPKIEPLKKPD
- the eda gene encoding bifunctional 4-hydroxy-2-oxoglutarate aldolase/2-dehydro-3-deoxy-phosphogluconate aldolase, whose product is MTRFSELMSGQTLLPIIQADTPEQGVQIAKAMAKAGLTLVEVVLRTDASIDALKAIKEQVPELKVGAGTVINEAILQQAIEAGSDFIVTPAVSPKLLTALTKCGVPVLPGVSNTGDILMALEYGFEEQKLFPASLAGGAPFVSAVSSVFRAVSFCPTGGVSESNKMDYLSLNNVFAVGGTWVAKKEWVAQENWQAITDSCIQAIK
- a CDS encoding sugar kinase gives rise to the protein MNTIYFMGECMVELRAMSAATLHQSFAGDVYNSAVYLKRCFPEVSTSVITALGQDNLSKKMRERFESEQLDTQYVFSHESKVPGMYYIETDEHGERSFIYWRSDSAAKKTVEFLNAECVDQLCQGDMFFFSGISLAIVDKTSRDQFWKVLEQLKSAGVKIVFDPNYRARLWDSVEDTKAQYHLAFSLADITLPGVEDLTTLYDVHSVEAVIEYLKPYQINEIVVKNGPESVITQQNNTLQTHTIIPVKTVVDTTSAGDAFNGVYLGARLSGKSIAAAVQLGAKAAGAVIQQPGAIAPKDVFQHAMVEAGI
- the fbaA gene encoding class II fructose-bisphosphate aldolase, whose translation is MNDLSQTILPGVIVGDEVSAIYNHARANQYALPAVNVVSTTSINATLEAAKEMKSPVIIQLSNGGAQFFCGKGLSLPEQQGAVLGAVSAARYVHSVAAHYEIPVMLHTDHAAKKLLPWIDGLLDEGERHFRLTGKPLFSSHMIDLSEEPLEENIEICERYLARMAKIGMTLEIELGCTGGEEDGVDNSHLDSSALYTQPEDVAYAYERLTAISPNFIIAASFGNVHGVYKPGNVVLTPTILKDSQAYVAKKFNLPSNSINFVFHGGSGSEEEKIAESLTYGVVKMNIDTDTQWACWNGVLDYYNSNEAYLQGQIGNPNGDDKPNKKYYDPRVWLRHSEQHMVTRLIQCFKDLNCVNRYSL
- a CDS encoding class 1 fructose-bisphosphatase; the protein is MKRLNTVLKEDGVRTDLILLIRTILATSKEIAFRVGQGELAGVLGSTMNENIQGEVQKKLDIIANQLLKDILLDDSSVRTVASEEEDHAVGGHPEGTFIVAFDPLDGSSNIDVNGQIGTIFTIYLARDDVPFDSDEQFNQPGVSQVCAGYVLYGPSSLLVMTTGGPTRCYTLDSTHGGYLLTNPQLQIPSQSREFAVNMANYRYWDEPTQVYFDKLLYTSESFEKSSIRWNAAMVGDVHRILCRGGLFLYPQDKRVGNDNGKIRLLYEANPLAMLVENAGGKATSRGARILDITPDDLHQRVPVTLGSIEPVDYFNNSALS
- a CDS encoding cupin domain-containing protein translates to MQKQSAHFSFGDKTEIEDLGNGLKRQMLGFNEELMAVKIWFEKGAIGYNHAHRHSQVTYVVEGEFHFNIDGVTEILRPGDSCFIPPFADHGATCPTGGILIDTFSPAREDFLEE